Sequence from the Deinococcus sedimenti genome:
GCGGTGGGGGGCGGCGCTCACGGCTGCGGTGGGTGCGGGCCTGCTGCTGTTCGCCGCGCTGGGGCGGGGCGCGCCCCGCGCGACGGACGCTGTGCTCAGCGGCGATTACCACGCGCTGCGGGCCCTGGGGGGCGGCACCCTGCTGTACGGGCAGCACGCGGGCGTGGCGCGCAGCGTGGACGGCGGCCGCACCTGGAGCGCCCCGGACGGCGCCGGGGACGCCATGGCCCTCGCGGTCCTGCCCGGGCGCGCCGTGATCCTGGCGGGTCACGACGTCCTCAAGGTCAGCCGGGATGGGGGCGTCACGTGGCACGACCAGGGCTTCGGGAACCTGCCCAGCACAGACCTGCACGGGTTCGCGGTGCGCCCGGACCGTCCAGAC
This genomic interval carries:
- a CDS encoding WD40/YVTN/BNR-like repeat-containing protein, producing MSAPRAGASRPARARRWGAALTAAVGAGLLLFAALGRGAPRATDAVLSGDYHALRALGGGTLLYGQHAGVARSVDGGRTWSAPDGAGDAMALAVLPGRAVILAGHDVLKVSRDGGVTWHDQGFGNLPSTDLHGFAVRPDRPDTWYANVAGRGLYRTADGVTWRAVSPGTRDAMAVAAAPGGRLYALSMSQGLVTSPTGVDWQRVARAPQAVSVDVVLAT